In the genome of Candidatus Electrothrix rattekaaiensis, the window GAACTTGAAGAGCTGACCGAGCAGCATGCGGAACTGGCAAAAAAGATCAGCTTGCTGCTCCTGCCGCCGGACCCGAATGATGAAAAAAACATTTTTCTGGAAATCCGGGCCGGGACCGGAGGTGACGAGGCAGCCCTCTTTGTTGCTGACCTCTTTCGTATGTTTTCCAGGTATGCGGAAACACAGAAGTGGAAAATTGAGGTCATGAGCTCTAACCCCATCGGCATCGGCGGCTTTAAGGAATTGATTGCCTTAATATCTGGGGACAGGGTCTACTCTCGCCTCAAATACGAGTCAGGAGTTCACCGGGTCCAACGGGTCCCAGAAACCGAGACCCAGGGCCGTATTCACACCTCAGCGGTCACTGTGGCGATCATCCCGGAAGCAGAAGAGGTGGACCTGCAAATTGCACCCAACGAGCTCAAGTTCGATGTTTTTCGTTCGTCAGGCCCTGGTGGTCAGTCGGTGAATACCACAGACTCAGCAGTACGGATTACCCATCTGCCCACCGGCCTAGTCGTCACCTGTCAGGATGAAAAATCACAGCATAAAAATAAGGCCAAGGCCATGCTGGTCATGCGGGCCCGCCTGCTGGATAA includes:
- the prfA gene encoding peptide chain release factor 1 codes for the protein MFENLVDIHEKLSALERQLSDPELLNNRTKYQETVREHSRVSKLSTLYTSYTKVGQDLAENRELIHDADNDPELAELAKGELEELTEQHAELAKKISLLLLPPDPNDEKNIFLEIRAGTGGDEAALFVADLFRMFSRYAETQKWKIEVMSSNPIGIGGFKELIALISGDRVYSRLKYESGVHRVQRVPETETQGRIHTSAVTVAIIPEAEEVDLQIAPNELKFDVFRSSGPGGQSVNTTDSAVRITHLPTGLVVTCQDEKSQHKNKAKAMLVMRARLLDKLEQERHDKIAKDRKGQVGSGDRSERIRTYNFPQGRVTDHRINLTSYKLDQIISGALDEIILPIITHYQTEALKDLD